The sequence below is a genomic window from Amphiprion ocellaris isolate individual 3 ecotype Okinawa chromosome 16, ASM2253959v1, whole genome shotgun sequence.
GGCCGACGTGCCGCAGATCGTTAAAATTGGGATTTCCCTGAAGATGCTGCCCAACAACACGGCGGTTTACTTCAAGTCCGACGGCGCGCGGTTCGGACAGACGCGAACCATCAAGCTGCTGACCGGGTCCAAGTACAAAATCGAGGTGGTGGTTAAGCCGGGAGCGGTGGAGGCCACGTAGGTAGACACGGATTACCGTCACCTGGACGGAGCGCACAGAAACGCCTCATTCTGGGGGAAAAACCCAACCTCAGGTCACCTTAGTGCGCGAGTTTAGTCTGGAAAAAGCCTCAGAAATCACTAAAAAGGAACAGCTTCATTCGCAGCAGGAATGTGGGGATTTTCGTGCGTAAAATTCCAGATAAAGCAGATTTTGTGGCATCCCTTTAATATTCCAGTCTGTGGTGGGATTACAGTgatgttattgtattttaatctgCCTCTACTTTAATGCAAAGATCTAAAAATATCCGTAGATTCTGTTCAGAGAGGACATCATGTGCAGTCCTCCAGAGTAGCCCTAATTAGATCTCTAGACGGTTTAATTACAgcagcacagatgaggctgaatCACTGAAAACATTGGCACATATGCTCAAGCGCAGGTTTCAATGCTGCATTCAGTTACGGTAGGATTTTACTAAACTCTGAGCTGCAGGGGAAACAAATCCGACAAGCAGGAGATGTTGTCCTGTGTGTTATTTCTGCTGGGTGGAGCTGGATTTAAAAACAGTCTCGTTAACTTGTTGAGTGCTCCTGAAAGCTGCGAGACTccggagttgtttttttttccgtgCAGCGCTTGAAGGCAGCATAAACCCCCCTCCAATTGGCTGCATGTCAAATCCAGCCCAGATTAGGACAGCAGAGGGTTTGGGCCCTCCTGTGATGATGTAATAATGCTGTACTTCCATCTCCAAACAGGGATTAGAGCAGAGATATCaggatgtaaaataaataaataaaaacacaccttGTGCTGAAACTGGGTCGCACACGCTGTCAGGCATGTAGGCCAGGAGGTGTTCAGGTGAATTTGGGGCACGAATCATCACAGCTGTGGACCCATTTCACTTCCTGATCTGACATCCAGGAGTCCCATCTGAAGCATAATAACAGCATTATTTGTAGGGATGTCAGATATTATCGGCCCAATAtcggcataaaaatgtaatatcgatCAATATCATTATCACTTTTTATGCATCCAaaggggcatcacaataaagtTAGGCttaatgtgttaattccaccacaggagatatgtggtgttacctaaaattagttaaatagcccacatatatcggcaTCGGTCGATATcagaatcggaaattgagagttggacaatatcggcatatcagtCGGTTTtcggcaaaaaaagacaatatcgGATATCCATAGTTAGATTACTTGAAACTTAAACATGAGCATAGCCTCATTTCTAAACATAAAATCAGCACTGACTGGACTTTTATGTGTCAActttaccacaaaaataaactattaatTGCCAATACTGCAACTAAACAAAACTCAAGGAACTCaattgtaaaatgaataatgaaataattttttttttaaaagcatttattttcacCTGAGCTGCTGCATCAACTTATAACCAGGGATGGCCAATAATATCAGCCCATTGATATTATCGGCCCAATATtggtataaaaatgtaatatcgtcAATATTGCtctcgttttttttgtttatcatgTGACATTAGTTATGGATTCTCCATTTACCATTATGTTTCAacagttcatttgtttttattctgaaaaaatatAGTGGCAGTTTTTCTGACGTTCAATGCGAGACTCATtcaaacattttgtcattttcaccaTCACATCTGATAGTCTACTGCAGTCCTGTCAATGTGAAAAGGAATCCTACATAATATTTGTCAtctggtcttttttttaatgcctctGTGTTGTTGTGGTCCTGCTGCAGGTGCATGAGCATCGGTGGGGTGACCTTCCCTCTGGAGCAGCAGTCTAAAGACCCCCAGTCTGTGGTCTACAGTGGACAGTACGACACAGAGGGAGTAGCTCACACCAAGAGTGGCGAGAGACAACCGGTGCAGATCAACGTTCAGGTAAGAAAGCACTGGAGGCAAGGAGAAGCCAGGAGAATatagaaaagaacattttacagCCAGGAAATGTTCAAGATCTCACACTGATTTTGTATCACACTTATTCTCAACATAGACTAGAGCAGAAGTGTCAAACttattctagttcaggttccacattcagcccagtttgatctccagtgaccagtaaaatcacagcataataacctataaataaccacaactcttagtgtttcctttgttttagtgcaaaaatgttaacatttaaggaattatc
It includes:
- the cnrip1b gene encoding CB1 cannabinoid receptor-interacting protein 1b translates to MADVPQIVKIGISLKMLPNNTAVYFKSDGARFGQTRTIKLLTGSKYKIEVVVKPGAVEATCMSIGGVTFPLEQQSKDPQSVVYSGQYDTEGVAHTKSGERQPVQINVQFTEAGTFETVWQVKYYNYNKRDHCQWGNSFNSIEYECKPNDTRTLMWVNKEMFV